A stretch of Pseudomonas sp. 7SR1 DNA encodes these proteins:
- a CDS encoding ABC transporter ATP-binding protein: MALLHVENLRVDIPMGNSPTPDDMLHAVRGLDFEVERGEMLCIVGESGCGKSLTSLALMDLLPRKARRTASRLTLDGIDMLGQSERRMCDLRGNRLAMIFQEPMTSLNPAYSIGDQLSEVLTQHRKVSHKDALARAAQMLEKVGISNATERLRQYPHQLSGGLRQRVIIAMALMCEPDLIIADEPTTALDVTIQAQILRLIRDIQKEFGLAVIFITHDLGLVARIADRVAVMYAGEIVETAPARQLFENPQHPYTRGLLTSIPIPGRTRPGEALGSIPGLVPSLVGEQQGCAFRNRCAQAIAACAQDIPEVEQDGHMARCLFAAPAPAPIRLQERARS; encoded by the coding sequence ATGGCACTACTGCATGTTGAAAACCTGCGCGTGGACATCCCCATGGGCAACAGCCCGACACCGGATGACATGCTGCATGCCGTGCGCGGTCTGGATTTCGAAGTCGAGCGCGGTGAAATGCTGTGTATCGTCGGCGAATCCGGCTGCGGTAAATCCCTGACCTCGCTGGCGCTGATGGACCTGCTGCCACGCAAGGCCAGACGCACCGCGTCCCGACTGACGCTGGACGGCATCGACATGCTGGGCCAGAGCGAGCGGCGCATGTGCGATCTGCGCGGCAACCGTCTGGCGATGATCTTCCAGGAACCGATGACCTCGCTGAACCCGGCCTACAGCATTGGCGACCAGCTCAGCGAAGTACTGACCCAGCATCGCAAGGTGTCACACAAGGATGCCCTGGCTCGCGCCGCGCAGATGCTGGAGAAAGTCGGTATCAGCAATGCCACCGAACGCTTGCGCCAGTATCCGCATCAACTGTCTGGCGGTTTGCGCCAGCGGGTGATCATCGCCATGGCATTGATGTGCGAGCCGGACCTGATCATCGCCGATGAACCCACCACGGCACTGGACGTGACCATCCAGGCGCAGATCCTGCGCTTGATCCGCGATATCCAGAAGGAGTTCGGCCTGGCGGTGATTTTCATCACCCATGACCTGGGGCTGGTGGCCCGGATCGCCGATCGGGTCGCAGTGATGTATGCCGGGGAAATCGTCGAAACCGCCCCCGCCCGGCAACTGTTCGAAAACCCACAGCATCCGTACACCCGTGGTCTGCTGACCAGTATTCCAATCCCCGGTCGGACCCGACCGGGCGAGGCCCTGGGTTCGATTCCAGGCCTGGTGCCAAGCCTGGTGGGCGAGCAGCAAGGGTGCGCGTTCCGCAATCGTTGCGCCCAGGCGATAGCGGCCTGCGCGCAAGACATTCCCGAAGTCGAGCAGGACGGCCACATGGCGCGCTGCCTGTTCGCCGCACCGGCCCCGGCGCCGATTCGCCTTCAAGAGAGGGCTCGGTCATGA
- a CDS encoding LysR substrate-binding domain-containing protein → MQLYGVQSTALRYFLEVARCGSISEASVRLNVAASAVSRQISKLELALDASLFERRARGMVLSEAGARLAAYARKSQLEAEQVVLEITELHGLQRGHVHVACSEGFALEYMPRSISAFRREYQGIHFTLEVCAPAQATEKVRSGEADLAMTFSLTPQKEIKVEHVLSGAIFAVVSNSHPLAGREAVNLAELQPWPIALPKADTTIRQLFDICCGVQGLLFDPVLTTNYVASLYSFVREEGGISLASEMTLHKQVADKALQCLPILDEGMKARRIELQSMAGRNLPAAVSAFRDFLIAELGKGKGG, encoded by the coding sequence ATGCAGTTGTATGGTGTGCAGTCCACGGCACTGCGCTATTTTCTGGAAGTGGCGCGATGCGGATCGATCAGCGAAGCCTCGGTACGGCTGAACGTCGCGGCGTCAGCGGTGAGCCGGCAGATTTCCAAGCTTGAATTGGCCCTGGATGCCAGCCTGTTCGAGCGTCGTGCCCGGGGCATGGTACTCAGCGAGGCGGGCGCGCGACTGGCGGCTTATGCGCGCAAGTCACAACTGGAGGCCGAGCAGGTGGTGCTGGAAATTACCGAGCTGCACGGCTTGCAACGAGGTCACGTGCACGTGGCCTGCTCGGAAGGATTCGCACTGGAATACATGCCCAGGAGCATCAGTGCATTCAGGCGTGAGTATCAGGGCATCCATTTCACACTGGAGGTCTGTGCGCCTGCGCAGGCGACCGAAAAGGTACGCTCCGGCGAAGCCGACCTGGCGATGACCTTCAGCCTGACGCCACAAAAGGAAATCAAGGTCGAACATGTCCTGAGCGGCGCGATCTTCGCCGTGGTCTCCAATTCTCATCCCTTGGCCGGGCGTGAAGCGGTCAACCTCGCCGAGTTGCAACCCTGGCCCATTGCACTCCCCAAGGCCGACACCACCATACGGCAACTGTTCGACATCTGTTGCGGCGTGCAGGGCTTGTTGTTCGACCCGGTATTGACCACTAACTACGTGGCCTCGCTCTATAGCTTCGTGCGCGAAGAGGGAGGCATCAGCCTCGCCAGTGAAATGACCTTGCACAAGCAAGTGGCCGACAAGGCACTTCAATGCTTGCCGATTCTTGATGAAGGGATGAAGGCACGGCGCATCGAACTGCAGAGCATGGCGGGACGTAATTTACCGGCGGCGGTTTCTGCGTTCAGGGATTTTTTGATTGCGGAGTTGGGGAAGGGGAAGGGTGGTTGA
- a CDS encoding ABC transporter substrate-binding protein, giving the protein MGIKGFACTIALMGFISSFPAHAGKANDTLVYASDSEPENISPYHNDLREGVILGRLIWDNLVYRDPKSGEYQPMLATRWKQVDDTTIDFELRKGVKFHNGDDFTADDVVFTLNYVVSPEAKVVTVQNVDWIKSAEKTGDYSVRLYLKKPFPPALEYLSNAVPMFPKQYFEKVGLAEFSRKPIGTGPYKAVSVVAGEGVTMEINKDYFPDSPQGKPHIGHLKFRVIPDAETRLAELMTDGVDWTWRVTPDQAVDLKGMQNLTVTSGETMRIGFLILDARGTSTENSPMKNLKVRQAINHAINRSALATQLVGGEAKPLQVACYPGQFGCDTSAATVYDYDPAKARALLAEAGYPNGFETEIFAYRDRDYVEAIIGNLRAVGINAKLRFLKYAALRDQQRGGKVPMSFQAWGSFSILDTSASAGTWFKGNPDDNIKDPQVQGWLQTADNALDPQLRKDNYRKALQRISEQAYWAPLFNYSMNYAYTSELAFTSYPDELPRFVQSSWK; this is encoded by the coding sequence ATGGGCATCAAAGGTTTCGCCTGCACTATTGCGCTGATGGGCTTCATCAGCAGTTTTCCGGCTCATGCCGGTAAAGCCAACGACACCCTGGTTTACGCTTCCGACAGCGAGCCTGAAAACATCAGCCCCTATCACAACGATCTACGCGAAGGCGTGATTCTCGGTCGGCTGATCTGGGACAACCTGGTCTACCGCGATCCCAAAAGCGGCGAGTACCAACCCATGTTGGCCACGCGCTGGAAACAGGTCGACGACACCACCATCGACTTCGAACTGCGCAAGGGCGTCAAATTTCACAACGGTGACGACTTCACCGCCGACGATGTGGTGTTCACCCTCAACTACGTGGTGTCGCCCGAAGCGAAAGTCGTGACCGTGCAAAACGTCGACTGGATCAAGAGCGCCGAGAAAACCGGTGACTACAGCGTCCGCCTGTATTTGAAGAAGCCTTTTCCTCCGGCTCTGGAATACCTGTCCAACGCCGTTCCGATGTTTCCCAAGCAGTATTTCGAGAAGGTCGGCCTGGCCGAATTCAGTCGCAAGCCAATCGGTACCGGGCCGTATAAAGCCGTGTCGGTGGTGGCTGGCGAAGGCGTGACCATGGAGATCAACAAGGACTACTTCCCGGACAGCCCACAAGGCAAACCGCATATCGGCCACCTCAAGTTCCGGGTGATCCCGGATGCCGAAACCCGCCTGGCCGAGTTGATGACCGACGGTGTCGACTGGACCTGGCGCGTGACCCCGGATCAGGCGGTCGACCTCAAGGGCATGCAGAACCTGACCGTGACCAGCGGCGAAACCATGCGCATCGGTTTCCTGATTCTCGATGCCCGGGGCACCTCCACCGAAAACTCGCCCATGAAGAACCTCAAGGTGCGCCAGGCCATCAACCATGCGATCAACCGCAGTGCGCTGGCCACGCAATTGGTGGGGGGCGAAGCCAAGCCCTTGCAGGTGGCCTGTTACCCAGGCCAGTTCGGTTGCGATACCTCCGCGGCCACGGTCTACGACTACGACCCGGCCAAGGCCAGGGCGCTGCTTGCCGAAGCCGGTTATCCCAATGGCTTCGAGACCGAAATCTTCGCCTATCGCGACCGTGATTACGTCGAAGCCATCATCGGCAACCTGCGCGCCGTGGGTATCAACGCCAAGCTGCGCTTCTTGAAGTACGCCGCCCTGCGCGATCAGCAACGTGGCGGCAAGGTGCCCATGTCGTTTCAGGCCTGGGGCTCGTTTTCGATCCTCGACACCTCGGCGTCGGCCGGCACCTGGTTCAAGGGCAATCCGGACGACAACATCAAGGATCCACAAGTCCAGGGCTGGCTGCAGACCGCCGACAACGCCCTCGACCCGCAACTGCGCAAGGACAACTACCGCAAGGCGTTGCAGCGTATCAGCGAACAGGCGTACTGGGCGCCGCTGTTCAACTACTCGATGAACTACGCCTACACCTCCGAACTGGCGTTCACGTCATACCCGGATGAGTTGCCGCGTTTCGTTCAGTCCAGCTGGAAGTAA
- a CDS encoding ABC transporter permease, protein MSTPTTLAINDYLPPPSSLSRVLGKSFRHRGFAIGAVLLLIIFAGALFAPWLAPHDPYAQDVMLRMKPPVWMANGTWEYVLGTDKLGRDYLSRLLYGARISLFIGIAAALISGFIGTVMGLLAGYYGGKLDAFISYLITTRLAMPVVMVALASASLMGGSLKVVIVLLGCLLWDRFAVVVRASVQQIRDAEYVASAQALGCSTLRILVSEILPNLVGALIVVATLEMAHAILLESALSFLGVGVQPPTPSWGLMIAEGKPYMFFSPWVIAIPGVALMILVLGINLVGDGLRDLILPDGRN, encoded by the coding sequence ATGAGCACCCCCACGACCCTCGCGATCAATGACTACCTGCCACCCCCCAGCAGCCTGAGCCGAGTCCTTGGCAAGAGTTTTCGCCATCGTGGCTTTGCCATCGGCGCGGTGTTGTTGCTGATCATCTTCGCCGGTGCACTGTTCGCCCCGTGGCTGGCCCCCCACGACCCTTATGCGCAAGACGTGATGCTGCGCATGAAACCGCCGGTATGGATGGCCAACGGCACCTGGGAGTACGTCCTCGGCACCGACAAGCTGGGCCGTGACTACCTGTCGCGATTGCTCTATGGCGCGCGGATTTCGCTGTTCATCGGCATCGCGGCGGCGTTGATTTCCGGCTTTATCGGCACCGTGATGGGGCTGTTGGCGGGTTACTACGGCGGCAAGCTCGATGCGTTCATCAGCTACCTGATCACCACGCGGCTGGCGATGCCGGTGGTGATGGTCGCGCTGGCCTCGGCCTCGCTGATGGGCGGCTCGCTGAAAGTGGTCATCGTGCTGCTGGGCTGCCTGTTATGGGATCGCTTCGCGGTGGTGGTCAGGGCTTCGGTGCAACAGATTCGCGATGCTGAATATGTGGCCTCTGCCCAGGCCCTTGGCTGCTCGACCCTGCGCATCCTGGTCAGCGAGATCCTGCCCAATCTGGTCGGTGCGCTGATCGTCGTCGCGACCCTGGAGATGGCCCACGCGATCCTGCTGGAGTCGGCCCTGTCGTTCCTCGGGGTTGGCGTGCAGCCGCCGACGCCGTCCTGGGGCCTGATGATCGCCGAAGGCAAGCCCTACATGTTCTTTTCCCCGTGGGTCATCGCCATTCCCGGCGTCGCCCTGATGATTCTGGTGCTGGGCATCAACCTGGTCGGCGACGGCCTGCGCGATCTGATCCTGCCCGACGGCCGCAACTGA
- a CDS encoding M20 family metallopeptidase, producing the protein MSRSLAISNTTAQFDNGAFFNLLERSVALHTESQAADSQPELYRYLHEFITPHVEAMGFSVAVYDNPVAGRGPFMIATRIEQPQLPTVLSYGHGDVVRGYEAQWREGLSPWQVIAEGDRWYGRGTADNKGQHLINLTALEQTLKARDGKLGFNVKLLLEMGEEEGSPGLNAFCAAHSEELAADIFIASDGPRLAASRPTIFLGSRGVFNFELVVNLREGAHHSGNWGGLLANPGIILANAIASMVDEHGRVKVAGLMPESLPEPVRQALADIDVGGGPGDPDIDANWGNPELSLSEKVFGWNTLDVIAFKTGNPDAPVHAIPGKANAHCHIRFVVDSDYTTFIPAVRAHLDAHGFSNVEVKQSHVEVMHATRLDPQSPWVDWALSSLAQTTGKKPALLPNLGGSLPNDVFADVLGLPTLWVPHSYPACSQHAPNEHLLAPVVKESLQIMAGLFWDLGNDAARLTQAHQLREQMQ; encoded by the coding sequence ATGAGTCGTTCACTGGCCATCAGCAACACCACAGCGCAATTCGATAACGGCGCATTTTTCAACCTGCTCGAACGCAGCGTCGCCTTGCACACTGAAAGCCAGGCAGCGGACAGCCAACCCGAGTTGTATCGCTATCTCCATGAGTTCATCACCCCGCATGTCGAGGCGATGGGCTTCAGCGTCGCCGTCTATGACAACCCGGTGGCAGGGCGCGGCCCGTTCATGATCGCCACGCGCATCGAGCAGCCGCAACTGCCGACCGTGCTCAGCTACGGCCACGGTGATGTGGTACGCGGCTATGAAGCGCAATGGCGTGAAGGCCTGTCGCCGTGGCAGGTCATTGCCGAAGGCGATCGCTGGTACGGCCGCGGCACGGCGGATAACAAAGGCCAGCACCTGATCAACCTGACCGCGCTGGAGCAAACCCTCAAGGCTCGCGACGGCAAGCTGGGGTTCAACGTCAAGCTGCTGCTGGAAATGGGCGAAGAAGAAGGCTCGCCGGGCTTGAATGCATTCTGTGCCGCGCACAGCGAAGAGCTCGCCGCGGATATTTTCATCGCCTCGGACGGCCCGCGCCTGGCGGCGTCACGACCGACGATTTTTCTCGGCTCACGGGGGGTGTTCAACTTCGAGCTGGTGGTCAATCTGCGCGAAGGCGCTCATCACTCTGGCAACTGGGGCGGGTTGCTGGCCAACCCCGGGATCATCCTGGCCAATGCCATCGCGAGCATGGTGGATGAACACGGTCGGGTGAAAGTGGCGGGCCTGATGCCTGAATCACTGCCCGAGCCGGTTCGTCAGGCGCTGGCCGATATTGACGTCGGTGGCGGACCGGGCGATCCGGACATCGACGCCAACTGGGGCAACCCCGAGCTCTCCCTGAGCGAAAAGGTGTTCGGCTGGAACACCCTCGACGTCATCGCCTTCAAGACCGGCAACCCGGACGCCCCCGTACACGCGATCCCCGGCAAGGCCAACGCCCACTGCCACATCCGCTTTGTGGTGGACAGCGACTACACGACCTTCATCCCGGCGGTGCGTGCCCACCTGGATGCCCATGGTTTCAGCAATGTCGAGGTCAAGCAAAGCCACGTCGAGGTGATGCACGCCACTCGGCTGGACCCGCAAAGCCCATGGGTCGATTGGGCGCTGAGCTCCTTGGCCCAGACCACCGGCAAAAAACCCGCGCTGCTGCCCAACCTCGGCGGTTCGCTGCCCAACGATGTGTTCGCCGACGTGCTCGGCCTGCCCACCTTGTGGGTGCCGCATTCGTACCCGGCCTGCTCGCAGCATGCGCCGAACGAGCACTTGCTGGCACCGGTGGTCAAGGAAAGCCTGCAGATCATGGCGGGGTTGTTCTGGGACCTGGGCAACGATGCGGCACGCCTGACCCAGGCGCATCAGTTGCGGGAGCAAATGCAATGA
- a CDS encoding M20 family metallopeptidase codes for MSATPQQALDWLADQRQAMETLLQRIVDTDSNSYDKAGVDAVGALLAAELEADGILLKRMPVEGFGDVMLAEVPGEPGKPVLLLGHRDTVFPKGTTTARGYSCDGNLAFGPGVADMKGGLVLNCFALKALKRAGPLPYPVQVLYTGDEEIGSGSARTHIENAARAARAVLNTEPGRASGNVVSARKGGATLIIEVSGRAAHAGVNHADGASAIEALARKLVKLHALTDYSAGITTNVGLISGGTSSNTVAPSASARLDVRFIELKHWDRILTAILAIVAEEELIGTHAILKEATTFLPMEARHSERLLQIYQQKALALGFSVEGEFTGGCADSGFTASLGIPTLCGLGPVGGKVHTDREYLELDTLVPRAQALVATILAVGQSS; via the coding sequence ATGAGCGCCACGCCACAACAGGCGCTGGACTGGCTTGCCGACCAGCGCCAAGCCATGGAAACGCTGCTGCAGCGTATCGTCGACACCGACTCCAACAGCTATGACAAGGCGGGGGTCGACGCCGTGGGCGCGCTGCTCGCGGCAGAGCTGGAGGCCGACGGCATCCTGCTCAAGCGCATGCCGGTGGAAGGCTTTGGCGACGTAATGCTCGCCGAAGTGCCAGGCGAACCTGGAAAGCCGGTGTTGCTGCTGGGCCATCGCGACACGGTGTTCCCCAAAGGCACCACCACGGCGCGCGGCTACAGCTGCGATGGCAATCTCGCCTTTGGCCCCGGCGTCGCCGACATGAAAGGTGGCCTGGTGCTCAATTGCTTCGCCCTCAAGGCACTCAAGCGTGCCGGCCCCTTGCCCTATCCGGTGCAGGTCCTGTACACCGGTGACGAAGAAATCGGCTCCGGCAGCGCCAGAACCCATATTGAAAACGCCGCCCGTGCCGCCCGCGCCGTGCTCAATACCGAACCCGGTCGGGCCAGCGGCAACGTGGTCAGCGCACGCAAAGGCGGTGCCACGCTGATCATCGAAGTCAGCGGCCGCGCGGCGCATGCCGGGGTCAACCATGCCGACGGCGCCAGCGCCATCGAGGCCCTGGCACGCAAGCTCGTCAAGCTCCATGCCTTGACCGACTACTCGGCAGGCATCACCACGAACGTCGGCTTGATATCCGGGGGAACGTCCAGCAACACCGTTGCTCCGAGCGCCTCGGCGCGGCTGGATGTGCGCTTCATCGAACTCAAGCACTGGGACCGGATCCTTACCGCGATCCTGGCCATCGTCGCCGAAGAAGAACTGATCGGTACCCACGCCATCCTCAAGGAGGCGACAACCTTTCTGCCGATGGAGGCCCGTCACAGCGAACGGCTGTTGCAGATCTACCAACAAAAAGCCCTGGCGCTGGGTTTCAGCGTCGAAGGCGAATTCACCGGCGGTTGCGCCGACTCCGGATTCACCGCCAGCCTGGGCATCCCAACCCTGTGCGGCCTCGGCCCGGTGGGAGGCAAGGTCCACACCGATCGTGAATACCTGGAGCTGGATACGCTGGTGCCTCGCGCCCAGGCCTTGGTGGCGACCATCCTGGCTGTTGGCCAGAGCAGTTGA
- a CDS encoding DUF6124 family protein: MFKVTPNPPQTAPSSAGLDPKKVQEATDRALDFYLKPKETDAKTAPPPGQLFTVIDGIDTESLLANLSENLASANAMINDLAFDLDGSRRYVALGIQQVIELSELLANRALDNVDPR; this comes from the coding sequence ATGTTCAAGGTCACACCCAATCCTCCGCAAACGGCCCCCAGCTCCGCCGGCCTCGATCCAAAGAAAGTCCAAGAGGCGACCGATCGGGCGCTGGATTTCTATCTGAAACCGAAAGAAACCGACGCCAAAACCGCCCCCCCACCCGGTCAGCTCTTCACCGTCATCGACGGCATCGACACTGAAAGTCTGCTCGCCAACCTCAGCGAAAACCTGGCCTCGGCCAACGCCATGATCAACGACCTGGCGTTCGACCTTGACGGGTCGCGCCGATATGTTGCGCTGGGCATTCAGCAAGTGATTGAGCTGAGCGAGCTGTTGGCAAATCGGGCGTTGGATAACGTCGATCCGCGCTAG
- a CDS encoding ABC transporter ATP-binding protein: MKKDIALELCDIRREFRINKGLFKPAATLKAVDGVSLRLMRGETLGLVGESGCGKSTLAKMLLGLLPPTSGDVLVGGKHLAATDRKEMSRHIQPIFQDPYSSLNPRKTLREIVTLPLIVHDIGSPAERRKKTEAMLDVVGLPKRVIDSYPSQLSGGQRQRVAIARALIMRPDVLICDEPTSALDVSVQAQILNLLQDLKREFGLTYLLISHNLAVIEHLADRVAVMYLGRIVEERTREALFAKPGHPYTRALLDSVLTPDPRLGIPEIGLGGSFPNPMSPPSGCAFHPRCPSCFAPCKTAYPANDPIIGGNVRCHLHDSPAQTLELVHS; the protein is encoded by the coding sequence ATGAAAAAAGACATCGCATTGGAGCTGTGCGACATCCGTCGCGAATTCCGGATCAACAAGGGCTTGTTCAAACCCGCCGCCACTCTGAAGGCCGTCGATGGCGTTTCCCTGCGGCTGATGCGAGGCGAGACCCTTGGCCTGGTAGGCGAGTCCGGTTGCGGAAAAAGTACCCTGGCCAAGATGCTGCTGGGTCTGTTGCCACCCACCAGCGGCGATGTGCTGGTGGGTGGCAAGCACCTGGCGGCGACGGATCGCAAGGAAATGTCCCGGCACATCCAGCCGATATTCCAGGACCCATACTCCTCGCTGAACCCTCGCAAGACGCTGCGTGAAATCGTGACCCTGCCGCTGATCGTGCACGACATCGGCAGCCCCGCCGAGCGACGCAAGAAAACCGAAGCGATGCTCGATGTGGTCGGCCTGCCCAAGCGGGTCATCGACAGCTATCCGAGCCAACTGTCCGGCGGCCAACGGCAACGGGTGGCCATTGCCCGGGCATTGATCATGCGCCCTGACGTGTTGATCTGCGACGAACCCACCTCGGCACTGGACGTTTCGGTGCAGGCGCAGATTCTCAACCTGCTGCAAGACCTCAAGCGCGAATTCGGCCTGACCTATCTTTTGATCAGCCATAACCTGGCGGTCATCGAACACCTCGCCGACCGGGTAGCGGTGATGTACCTGGGGCGTATCGTCGAGGAACGCACCCGCGAAGCGTTATTCGCCAAACCCGGCCACCCGTATACCCGCGCCTTGCTGGATTCGGTGCTCACGCCCGATCCGCGCCTGGGCATTCCCGAGATCGGCCTGGGCGGTTCCTTTCCCAATCCGATGTCACCGCCCTCCGGCTGCGCCTTCCATCCGCGCTGTCCGAGCTGCTTCGCCCCCTGCAAGACGGCCTACCCGGCCAATGATCCGATTATCGGCGGCAACGTGCGTTGCCACCTTCACGACAGTCCCGCCCAAACCCTGGAGCTTGTCCACTCATGA
- a CDS encoding ABC transporter permease, giving the protein MLGFLLRRLGIAICVAITVSVISFSLLHLSGDLATAIGGPEATSEQIEQIRVQYGLNKPLPTQYFNWLGDLLRLDLGNSFFFQESVYNLVVSRLPITLGLGAMALGIALLVAIPLGVLAAVKRDTWIDRLALSIAVLGQAMPSFWFALMLIVVFAVTLKWLPVSGNSTLLHFVMPAIALGYYATPAIMRLTRAGMLDVLGSDYIRTARAKGLRPARVLFKHALRNALIPVVALAAVEFGFMLGGSVVIETVFSLQGIGQLAWDAIARDDFPVVQAVVLLIAVIYIILTLLADVLNALLDPRIRVR; this is encoded by the coding sequence ATGCTTGGATTCCTTCTGCGTCGGCTGGGCATCGCGATTTGCGTGGCCATTACCGTGTCGGTGATCAGTTTTTCCCTGTTGCACCTGTCCGGCGACCTGGCCACGGCCATTGGTGGACCGGAAGCCACCAGCGAACAGATCGAACAGATCCGCGTGCAATACGGCTTGAACAAACCGCTGCCGACCCAGTACTTCAACTGGCTGGGCGATTTGCTGCGGCTGGACCTGGGCAACTCGTTTTTCTTTCAGGAATCGGTCTACAACCTCGTCGTCAGCCGTTTGCCGATTACCCTCGGGTTGGGTGCCATGGCCCTGGGCATCGCCTTGCTGGTGGCGATTCCACTGGGGGTGCTGGCCGCGGTCAAACGCGACACCTGGATTGACCGACTGGCTTTGAGCATCGCGGTGCTGGGCCAGGCGATGCCCAGTTTCTGGTTTGCGCTGATGCTGATCGTGGTGTTCGCGGTGACGCTCAAGTGGTTGCCGGTGTCCGGCAACTCGACCCTGCTGCATTTCGTCATGCCGGCCATTGCCCTGGGCTACTACGCGACGCCGGCCATCATGCGCCTGACCCGCGCCGGCATGCTCGATGTGCTCGGTTCCGATTACATCCGCACCGCCCGCGCCAAGGGCCTGCGCCCTGCCCGCGTGCTGTTCAAGCACGCATTGCGCAACGCCTTGATTCCGGTCGTCGCGCTGGCGGCGGTGGAGTTCGGCTTCATGCTCGGCGGTTCGGTGGTGATCGAAACCGTGTTCTCCCTGCAAGGCATCGGGCAACTCGCCTGGGACGCCATCGCCCGTGACGATTTTCCGGTGGTACAGGCCGTAGTCCTGCTGATTGCGGTGATCTACATCATCCTCACCTTGCTGGCCGATGTGCTCAACGCACTGCTCGACCCGCGCATCCGCGTGCGCTAG